Genomic window (Megamonas funiformis):
GAATTACCAGGTATCGCCAAAGAAAATATTTCTCTTGACTACAATAAAGGTTATTTAACAATTAAAACAACTACTACAAAATCCACAGAAGAAAAACCTGCTGAAAATGCTGATGATAAAAACGAAAAACCTCAAGAAAAATATATTCGCCGTGAACGTTATGTAGGTGAAATGCAACGTTCTTTTTACATTGATGATATTGATGAAAAAAATATCAAAGCGTCTTACCAAGATGGTATCTTGACTGTAGTTTTACCAAAAATTACTAAAGAAGAAGCTACAACTCAAATCAATATTGACTAATTTCTTTTTAATAAAATTTGACTTTTAAACTTTTAGGAGGCATTTATTATGTTTGGTTTAATTCCTACATTTACAAATAATCTCGCAACTAATGATAATTCTTTCAAATCTATTTTTGATGTTTTCAATGAACCATTTTTCCAAAACGCATTTGCTCCAGTAAATTCCATGTTCAACGCATTCAAAGTTGATGTAAAAGATACAGATAATGCTTATGAACTCACTGCTGAATTACCAGGAGTAAAAAAAGAAAATATTGCTCTTGATTATCAAAATGGTTATTTAACTATCAAAGCTACAATGCAAAATGAACAAAATCAGAATGAAGAAAGTAACTATATTCATCAAGAACGCTATTATGGCACAATGCAACGTTCATTCTATGTAGGTCAGATAGATAAAGCTAACGCTAAAGCTGAATATACTGACGGTGTTTTAAAAATGACATTGCCAAAACTTCAACCACAATCAACAACTACTCAAATTGATATAGATTAATATAAATTTATCCTTCCTCCTGCAACTCCTTTAAAATTAAATACTTTATAAATTAAAGATAGCCTTTATACTTGAGAACTTATCTATTCTTAGTATAAAGGCTATTTTTATTATTTACTTATGATATTTAATAATTCATATCATTTTTTGGCTCTTATTCTAAATAAAAGTTGATTTTCTTCCTTATTTTTAGCATATCTATCTTCATTTGAAATATATCCTATTTTATATAAATAATCACCTAATCGTTTATTTTCATCATTTATAGGTAAATATATATTATGTCTTTTTTCTCTATTCGATAATTCTTTATACTCACCATCCATTTTTGCGAAAAGATTTTTTAATTCTTCAGCATTAAATAAATCTAAATGCCTTACTAATAACGCTAATTTTAGTTCATTACTTATTTTATCAAATATAATTTTAAATAAGTCTTTTGTCAAAGTAATATTCATATTAAAAATTGCTATTATTAGATTTTTATTTATATAATCTTTACCATAATAATTTACTATTTTTTGACAGAATACTTTATCTGTTTTCGCCATCAAATTATTAAATATATCTTCATCAATTTGAAATACTTCCATATTATCGATAAAACTATCCTTACTTGATAATATGTACAATGTTGCCATTTCTACAGATATATCTTTTATTTTATCAAAACATTGTTTATTTAAAAGTATATATTTATTTTGTATCAAAATTTTAAGTTTTTCTTGGTTCATTGAAGCAAAGTCAAATTCTAAATCACTAAAAATAAGTCTTAAATACGATATATATTTTTCAAAAATATTATTATCTATATCACTAAATGATAAATCTTTTATAAACTTTTCTTCAACGAAACTTCTATCACTATTTAAGATTGCATCACATTCTGTAGATAGAAAATCTATTAATACCTCATCTAATCCATTTTTTGAAAATTGTTTCCAATATTGAATAACATTATCAAAACTAGCATTGATTTTTCTATGTTTTAGTAATAATAACCAATATTTATTTTCACAAACGGATATATTTTCTAACTTAAAATTTTCATGTACTATAATTTTTTCTACTAAATCCATATCATCGCTACATTTATTTATCAAATCTAAGATATATTTTTCATCATCACAGTTATTATCATTACTCAATATAACTTCTTTTACATATTCTTCAATATTATCGGAAACATCATCTATTAAACAATCATATCTAGAAGTCATTATCATTGTATAGCATTTTTTACTTAAATCACGTTCTGCTATTTCACTATTTTTGTATACAAGAATAATATCTATCATATATTTATTGATATCGTAATACTTATTATCAAATACAAAATCCAAAAGTTCTTTATCAACTCCCGCTATATTTAACTTATAAAAGTGTATTTCTAATTTCTCGATTATCTTTTCTAAATAACTAATATTTACATCTTTAAGTTGTATCAATATGTCTTCATTTTCTTCAAAAAATTGTTCAAATGCTTCATCTTTATTCAAATTAAGTAATTCTTCTACTTTTAGACTTTCACATAAACATTTAAAATATTCTATTTGTCTATTATATGTTAATGCTGCTTTTTCAGTTAAAAAACTCCACATGTTTTCCCATTTTAAAGCCAATAAGTTTATAAATTTCTTTCTGTTATTAGTCGTCCTTACAAAAGCATCTATAAAAGACCAACTTTCTTTTTCTTCATCTGATAATTGTTGTATAAAATTATCTAATTTATTTTTATCAATCTCTTTACTACTATTTAATAATAAATACTCTAATAAATAAAAATTATAAACTTCTTTTTGTTTAAAATCTCTTATATTTAATCTATCAACTACACCTCTTAACCTAGTCAATTTATAATCAAATGACTGAACCTCTCTATTTCTTATGTTAAGAATAAAGTTCATATCATCTTTTGTTATACTATCTCCTTTAAAATAGTTAATATATATACTATAATCTTCATCAATATAGCCATATCTTAACATAAAAACTAAGACCTTATTACTTCTAACATTATCAGATAGAACTTCTTTAACATCATTTCTATCAATTAATTCTTTTAAAGATAATATTGATATATCTTGTAACTGTTCATTTAACTCTTCTAAATCATGATGTATACCATCCATTTTTTTATCTTCTAATAATTTTAAAGCTTTCCATCGTCTACAATAATCTATATATTTTTTCTTCATTTTATTAGAATCTATTCCTTCTTTATTAATAGAATACCCAGAAGGATAACAAATATAATAACTACTACCTTCTTTATAGATATTTTCAAAATTAAAATTATCATCTAGTATTTGTTTTATAGAAAATTCTTTTGAATTATGATATGGTTCACGTCTCCCTATTGCAGAAATTGTTATTTCCCAATTAGCTAAATAACCACAAAAAGCATATTTTAATTCTTTAGTACTCTTTAAACAATCTTCTTTTACTAATATAATTTGTTCT
Coding sequences:
- a CDS encoding Hsp20/alpha crystallin family protein; amino-acid sequence: MFGLVPFAKNIAKSDDDFNKLFDVFNEPFFHEPFAKMNSYVKSFKVDVKDTDNAYELTAELPGIAKENISLDYNKGYLTIKTTTTKSTEEKPAENADDKNEKPQEKYIRRERYVGEMQRSFYIDDIDEKNIKASYQDGILTVVLPKITKEEATTQINID
- a CDS encoding Hsp20/alpha crystallin family protein, whose protein sequence is MFGLIPTFTNNLATNDNSFKSIFDVFNEPFFQNAFAPVNSMFNAFKVDVKDTDNAYELTAELPGVKKENIALDYQNGYLTIKATMQNEQNQNEESNYIHQERYYGTMQRSFYVGQIDKANAKAEYTDGVLKMTLPKLQPQSTTTQIDID